A stretch of the Melanotaenia boesemani isolate fMelBoe1 chromosome 24, fMelBoe1.pri, whole genome shotgun sequence genome encodes the following:
- the LOC121635166 gene encoding uncharacterized protein LOC121635166 — protein MYCPFCGFSLESLTPFCSSCGKDIKFLTHDKTGTSEGSTVKCAVESFHKFRSLKEKERQSFFKKKKRPLKESSVKISVALMQLKDGALKPVRGTALPLVVNPELDAEHLQIAAVQKLKDFNSNLQGGPYFLLYPDGTRIINIPGTETPFTLKQYKDAVGKAYQRITVYICTAADFQNYSRSTSGSDTSDSEVIITSRSAAEFNSADTLLWDPALNSTSNDGELHIGSDTVICGSLI, from the exons ATGTATTGCCCTTTTTGTGGATTCAGCTTGGAGTCACTAACTCCATTTTGCAGTTCATGTGGCAAGGATATCAAATTCTTGACTCATGATAAGACTGGAACATCTGAAG GTAGCACAGTAAAGTGTGCAGTGGAGTCATTCCACAAGTTCCGCAGTTTAAAAGAGAAGGAGAGGCAGTCAttcttcaaaaagaaaaaaagacctcTGAAAGAGAGCAGTGTGAAG ATTTCAGTTGCCCTGATGCAACTGAAAGATGGAGCACTAAAACCTGTAAGAGGAACAGCTCTACCACTCGTAGTGAATCCAGAGCTGGATGCTGAGCACTTGCAAATAGCAGCTGTACAAAAATTGAAGGACTTCAACAGCAATTTGCAAGGCGGACCTTACTTCCTACTTTACCCTGATGGTACAAGGATAATTAACATACCAGGAACAGAAACACCATTCACTCTGAAACAGTACAAGGACGCAGTGGGAAAGGCATACCAACGCATCACAGTGTACATATGTACAGCTGCCGATTTCCAAAATTATT CTCGATCCACCTCAGGCTCCGACACATCTGACTCAGAAGTGATCATTACAAGCAGAAGTGCTGCAGAATTCAATTCAGCTGATACACTG CTTTGGGATCCTGCCTTGAACAGTACCAGCAATGACGGAGAATTGCACATTGGCTCTGATACGGTAATATGTGGCTCCCTAATTTGA